The Gopherus evgoodei ecotype Sinaloan lineage chromosome 8, rGopEvg1_v1.p, whole genome shotgun sequence genome includes a region encoding these proteins:
- the SLC35A4 gene encoding probable UDP-sugar transporter protein SLC35A4 yields the protein MAIIIANGSAAGSLLSSPTRGLKRVLWALMLVISVAIYGSHAPLLTLCKVDGKIPFSASSVVVLTELTKLVLSFISLLIWDRRQLGVSLSWRHAAPFALSALLYAANNNLVVHMQLFMDPSTYQVLSNLKIGSTALLYSMFLHQRLSLHKWLALFLLTAAGVSYTYGGLQDLQHSSSSPEMQLHVTLIGLLLISVYCLISGLSAVYTEVILKTQDLPLTLQNLFLYFFGVLLNLIVHLLSSNGAGFLDGFSFWVLVIVVSQALNGLIMSVVMKHSSNITRLFVISCSMLVNALLSVLLFSLQLTAFFFLAVLLIGLAVHLYYGVK from the coding sequence ATGGCAATAATTATTGCGAATGGTAGtgctgctggctcactgctcagCTCTCCTACCAGGGGGCTCAAGAGAGTACTGTGGGCACTGATGCTAGTCATATCCGTTGCTATCTATGGCTCTCATGCTCCCCTTCTGACTCTGTGTAAAGTGGATGGAAAGATCCCATTCAGCGCCTCATCTGTTGTGGTTCTTACTGAACTGACCAAGCTGGTGCTCTCCTTCATTTCCCTGCTGATCTGGGACCGGAGGCAGCTGGGAGTCTCCCTGTCATGGCGTCATGCTGCTCCCTTTGCCCTATCTGCACTGCTCTATGCTGCCAACAATAACCTGGTGGTTCACATGCAGTTGTTCATGGATCCTAGCACCTACCAGGTCCTGAGTAACCTGAAGATTGGCAGTACTGCTCTCTTGTACAGCATGTTCCTGCACCAAAGACTCTCTCTGCACAAGTGGCTAGCCCTCTTCCTGCTAACAGCTGCTGGGGTGAGCTACACCTATGGAGGCCTCCAGGACCTGCAGCACTCCTCCAGCTCCCCTGAGATGCAGCTGCACGTCACCCTGATTGGCTTGCTGCTCATCTCTGTGTACTGCCTGATATCAGGCCTGTCTGCTGTCTATACTGAAGTCATCCTGAAAACCCAAGATCTGCCACTTACCCTCCAGAACCTGTTTCTTTACTTCTTTGGAGTCCTGCTGAACTTGATTGTCCATCTGTTGAGCAGCAATGGGGCTGGATTCCTGGACGGCTTCTCTTTTTGGGTGCTGGTAATCGTGGTCAGCCAGGCCCTGAATGGCTTGATAATGTCTGTGGTCATGAAGCACAGCAGTAACATCACCAGACTCTTTGTTATCTCCTGCTCCATGCTTGTTAACGCCCTTCTATCCGTACTGCTCTTCAGCCTGCAGCTCACTGCCTTTTTCTTCCTCGCTGTCCTGCTGATCGGCTTGGCTGTTCACTTGTATTATGGAGTCAAATAG
- the LOC115656072 gene encoding SLC35A4 upstream open reading frame protein, which translates to MLAWAIQRPGWGYCVECACANGGPGLKMADDKDSRPKLKDLAFLKSQLENLQQRVEDEVQAGVGQDGSLLASPFLKGFLAGYIVAKLRSSAVLGFVFGTCTGIYAAQTYAVPNVEKTIRDYVSSLRKGPD; encoded by the exons ATGCTTGCTTGGGCTATACAGCGCCCGGGCTGGGGCTACTGTGTGGAGTGCGCATGTGCGAACGGAGGGCCAGGCCTGAAGATGGCGGATGATAAG GACTCGCGGCCAAAGCTGAAGGATCTTGCTTTTTTGAAGTCTCAGTTAGAAAACTTACAACAGCGAGTGGAAGACGAGGTGCAGGCTGGAGTGGGCCAG GATGGTTCTTTGCTGGCATCTCCATTTCTCAAAGGGTTTCTGGCAGGTTACATTGTAGCCAAACTCCGATCTTCTGCAGTCCTAGGATTTGTGTTTGGGACCTGCACTGGAATATATGCAGCTCAGACCTATGCAGTTCCCAATGTTGAAAAGACAATCCGAGACTATGTCAGCTCGCTGAGGAAAGGACCAGACTAG